Proteins from one Chanodichthys erythropterus isolate Z2021 chromosome 15, ASM2448905v1, whole genome shotgun sequence genomic window:
- the chd4a gene encoding chromodomain-helicase-DNA-binding protein 4a isoform X1 yields MSGSEDDRDDFEPRSMMQDEDDLDEELSENDAPKVKKKKKAKKSSRESKGSKRNRSRREDIGISSPEPGEGPDLDDGEEDRSESEGSDYTPGRKKKKRASTAKDKKRSSSGADRNSGASKRREPEEEEDEDDDDSEPKSSSQLLDTWGMEDIDHVFSEEDYRTLTNYKAFSQFVRPLIAAKNPKIAVSKMMMVLGAKWREFSTNNPLRGSAAATTALAAASAAATVETAAETPAAAPAAQVSAESTPAAPLRKAKTKEGKGPNARKKSKPAPKPQEKKVKTKKVAPLKIKLGGFNSKRKRSSSEEDDVDVDSDFDDGSMNSVSVSNGSNSRSSRSSAKKKPKKKTKKGDDDGDGYETDHQDYCEVCQQGGEIILCDTCPRAYHMVCLDPDMEKAPEGTWSCPHCEKMGIQWEAREDASDGEDDNEAGGEAEEDDHHMEFCRVCKDGGELLCCDSCPSSYHIHCLNPPLPEIPNGEWICPRCTCPTMKGKVQKILTWRWSEPPPPTPVARPTDLPADAPDPTPLAGRPEREFFVKWQNMSYWHCSWVSELQLEMHCQVMFRNYQRKNDMDEPPPIDFGVEGEEDKSEKRKKKDPTYARMEEKYYRFGIKMEWMMIHRILNHSVDKKNNCHYLIKWRDVTYDQSTWESEDMDIPEFDAYKLQYWNHRELMMGDEGKPGKKLKIKGKVRKLDRPPENPVVDPTIKFERQPEYLDSTGGTLHPYQLEGLNWLRFSWAQGTDTILADEMGLGKTVQTAVFLYSLYKEGHSKGPFLVSAPLSTIINWEREFEMWAPDMYVVTYVGDKDSRAVIRENEFSFENNAIRGGKKPSKMKKEASVKFHVLLTSYELITIDTAVLGSIDWACLVVDEAHRLKNNQSKFFRVLNNYPLQHKLLLTGTPLQNNLEELFHLLNFLTPERFSNLEGFLEEFADIAKEDQIKKLHDMLGPHMLRRLKADVFKHMPSKTELIVRVELSPMQKKYYKFILTRNFEALNTRGGGNQVSLLNVVMDLKKCCNHPYLFPVAAMEAAKLPNGMYEGSALTKAAGKLLLLQKMMRKLKDGGHRVLIFSQMTKMLDLLEDFLENEGYKYERIDGSITGGMRQEAIDRFNAPGAPQFAFLLSTRAGGLGINLATADTVIIYDSDWNPHNDIQAFSRAHRIGQNKKVMIYRFVTKASVEERITQVAKKKMMLTHLVVRPGLGSKTGSMSKQELDDILKFGTEELFKDDGEGENKEEDSSVIHYDDKAIDRLLDRNQDATDDTEIQSMNEYLSSFKVAQYVVKDEEEAEEEVQREIIKQEESVDPDYWEKLLRHHYEQQQEDLARNLGKGKRIRKQVNYNDGSQEDRGKRHWQDDQSDGQSDYSVASEEGDEDFDERTEANSRRPNRKGLRNDKDKPLPPLLARVSGNIEVLGFNARQRKAFLNAVMRYGMPPQDAFTTQWLVRDLRGKSEKEFKAYVSLFMRHLCEPGADGAESFADGVPREGLSRQHVLTRIGVMSLIRKKVQEFEHVNGQWSMPWMMELNENKSASTAGSQPDSPSKTPSTGTPADTQPNTPAPDGVSKAEDCGKDADKEKVKNGEGEKEASEKDNEVIAIPDEDDEASSASEEKGKDKEDKEKDKTSESSSEADKTDGNQVEKEEEKVKSGDADEKTEDTKPKGSEAEKETSDNKGEKKDDEPEKMDTTPVTDEKKGQKDEKESGKTEEAGKLPNGESAKDSAAAALAEERKKTKTRFMFNIADGGFTELHSLWQNEERAATVTKKTNEIWHRRHDYWLLAGIIQHGYARWQDIQNDVRFAILNEPFKGEINRGNFLEIKNKFLARRFKLLEQALVIEEQLRRAAYLNMTEDPSHPSMALNTRFSEVECLAESHQHLSKESMSGNKPANAVLHKVLKQLEELLSDMKADVTRLPATIARIPPVAVRLQMSERNILSRLASRGPDTQSQQVQQ; encoded by the exons ATGTCCGGCAGTGAAGACGATAGAGACGATTTTGAACCTCGGTCTATGATGCAAG ACGAGGATGACCTGGATGAAGAGTTGTCAGAGAATGATGCCCCAAAggtgaaaaagaagaagaaagccaAAAAAAGTAGCCGTGAGAGCAAAGGCAGCAAGAGAAATCGCTCACGCAGAGAG GATATCGGCATCAGTTCTCCGGAGCCAGGGGAAGGGCCAGATCTGGATGATGGTGAAGAAGACCGCTCAGAAAGTGAGGGTAGTGACTACACACCAGGcaggaaaaagaagaaaagagccAGCACCGCAAAGGACAAGAAAAGAAGCAGTTCTGGTGCTGACAGAAACTCAGGAGCCTCCAAACGGAGGGAACCCgaggaagaggaagatgaggatgatgatgattcT GAGCCAAAAAGTTCCTCTCAGCTTTTGGATACCTGGGGTATGGAGGACATTGATCATGTCTTCTCTGAGGAAGACTATAGAACTCTGACCAACTATAAAGCCTTCAGCCAGTTCGTCAG GCCTCTGATTGCTGCAAAGAACCCTAAAATCGCAGTTTCCAAGATGATGATGGTTCTGGGAGCAAAGTGGCGGGAGTTCAGCACTAACAATCCTCTGCGGGGCTCAGCTGCTGCCACCACGGCCCTGGCGGCCGCTAGTGCCGCAGCAACTGTTGAAACGGCGGCAGAAACTCCAGCCGCTGCACCTGCAGCCCAAGTCAGTGCCGAGTCCACACCAGCAGCTCCCTTACGCAAGGCCAAGACAAAAGAGGGCAAGG GTCCCAATGCACGCAAGAAGTCCAAACCTGCTCCCAAACCTCAGGAGAAGAAGGTGAAGACCAAAAAGGTTGCTCCTCTGAAGATCAAACTAGGAGGCTTCAACAGCAAGAGGAAACGCTCATCT agtgaAGAGGATGATGTTGACGTGGATAGTGACTTTGATGATGGCAGTATGAACAGTGTGTCCGTTTCAAATGGATCAAATAGCCGCAGTAGTCGTAGCAGTGCGAAGAAGAAGCCCAAAAAGAAGACGAAAAAGG gagatgatgatggtgatggcTATGAGACGGATCATCAGGATTACTGTGAGGTCTGTCAGCAGGGAGGAGAGATCATTCTTTGTGACACCTGTCCACGAGCCTATCACATGGTCTGCTTGGACCCTGATATGGAGAAAGCACCGGAGGGCACCTGGAGCTGCCCACATTGT GAGAAGATGGGCATCCAGTGGGAGGCTCGTGAGGACGCGTCAGATGGCGAGGACGATAACGAGGCGGGAGGTGAGGCGGAGGAGGACGACCATCACATGGAGTTCTGCAGAGTGTGTAAGGATGGCGGAGAGTTGTTGTGCTGTGACTCCTGCCCCTCGTCGTACCACATCCACTGCCTTAACCCACCCCTGCCCGAGATTCCCAACGGAGAATGGATCTGCCCTCGCTGCACT tgtCCTACTATGAAAGGTAAGGTGCAGAAGATTCTGACCTGGCGTTGGAGTGAACCTCCTCCCCCGACTCCTGTGGCCCGGCCTACTGACCTCCCAGCTGATGCACCTGACCCCACACCATTGGCTGGTCGCCCTGAGAGAGAGTTCTTTGTTAAATGGCAGAATATGTCTTATTGGCACTGCTCCTGGGTTTCTGAGCTACAG CTGGAGATGCACTGTCAGGTGATGTTCAGAAACTACCAGCGCAAGAACGACATGGACGAGCCCCCACCCATAGACTTTGGTGTTGAGGGAGAAGAGGACAAAAGTgaaaagagaaagaagaaagaccCCACCTACGCTCGGATGGAGGAGAAATACTACCGCTTCGGCATCAAGATGGAGTGGATGATGATTCACCGGATCCTCAACCATAG TGTGGATAAGAAGAATAACTGTCACTACCTTATCAAGTGGAGGGATGTAACGTATGATCAGTCTACCTGGGAGTCAGAGGATATGGATATACCAGAGTTTGACGCCTACAAACTGCAGTACTGGAACCACAG GGAGCTGATGATGGGTGATGAAGGTAAACCAGGAAAGAAGTTGAAGATCAAAGGGAAGGTGCGAAAACTGGACCGGCCTCCAGAGAACCCTGTCGTGGAT CCCACTATTAAGTTTGAGCGTCAGCCCGAGTATCTGGACTCTACAGGCGGAACGTTGCATCCGTACCAGCTGGAGGGGCTCAACTGGCTCCGCTTCTCCTGGGCTCAGGGAACCGACACCATCCTGGCAGACGAGATGGGTCTGGGAAAGACTGTGCAGACTGCTGTTTTCCTCTATTCACTGTATAAAGAG GGTCATTCTAAAGGTCCATTCCTGGTGAGTGCCCCCCTGTCCACCATCATTAACTGGGAGCGAGAGTTTGAGATGTGGGCCCCGGACATGTACGTCGTCACATACGTCGGTGACAAGGACAGCAGGGCTGTCATCAGGGAAAACGAGTTCTCGTTTGAGAACAATGCCATCCGTGGTGGCAAGAAACCCTCTAAGATGAAG AAAGAAGCCTCTGTAAAGTTCCATGTACTGTTGACCTCCTATGAGTTGATCACTATTGACACGGCCGTTCTGGGCTCCATCGACTGGGCTTGTTTGGTTGTTGACGAGGCCCACAGACTGAAGAATAACCAGTCAAAG TTTTTCAGGGTGCTGAACAATTACCCACTACAGCATAAGTTGTTGTTGACTGGAACTCCACTACAGAACAACTTGGAAGAGCTTTTCCATCTGCTCAACttcctcacacctgagagattcag TAATCTTGAGGGTTTCTTGGAGGAGTTTGCTGATATCGCCAAGGAGGACCAGATCAAAAAGCTTCACGACATGCTCGGACCTCACATGCTCAGGAGACTCAAAGCAGACGTGTTCAAGCACATGCCTTCCAAAACAGAGCTCATCGTCCGAGTCGAGCTCAGCCCCATGCAAAA GAAATATTACAAGTTCATCCTGACCCGCAATTTTGAGGCTCTAAACACTCGTGGCGGAGGAAACCAGGTTTCTCTGCTAAATGTCGTCATGGACCTCAAGAAGTGCTGTAATCATCCTTATCTCTTCCCTGTTGCTGCTATG GAAGCTGCCAAGTTGCCCAATGGCATGTACGAAGGCAGTGCCCTGACTAAAGCTGCTGGCAAACTGCTGCTACTGCAGAAGATGATGCGGAAACTCAAGGATGGTGGACACAGAGTGCTCATCTTCTCTCAG ATGACCAAAATGTTGGACCTGCTGGAAGACTTCCTGGAGAATGAGGGCTACAAATATGAGCGTATTGATGGAAGCATCACAGGAGGCATGAGACAGGAAGCCATTGATCGCTTTAATG CTCCCGGTGCTCCTCAGTTTGCTTTCCTGCTGTCAACCAGAGCCGGTGGTCTGGGTATCAACCTGGCGACCGCAGACACCGTCATCATCTACGACTCGGACTGGAACCCTCACAATGACATTCAG GCCTTTAGCAGAGCTCACCGGATTGGTCAAAACAAGAAGGTGATGATCTACCGCTTTGTAACCAAAGCCTCTGTAGAAGAGAGAATTACTCAG GTGGCCAAGAAGAAGATGATGCTGACTCACTTGGTTGTGCGTCCTGGATTGGGCTCAAAGACCGGTTCGATGTCCAAACAGGAGCTGGATGACATTCTCAAATTTGGTACAGAGGAGCTCTTCAAGGACGATGGAGAAG GAGAGAACAAAGAAGAAGATAGCAGCGTGATTCACTATGATGACAAAGCCATCGATCGGCTGCTGGATCGGAACCAGGATGCCACAGATGACACAGAGATCCAGAGCATGAACGAGTATCTCAGCTCCTTCAAAGTTGCTCAGTATGTGGTTAAGGACGAGGAGGAAGCG GAAGAGGAAGTTCAGAGGGAGATCATTAAGCAGGAGGAAAGTGTGGATCCAGATTACTGGGAGAAGCTGCTCCGACACCATTACGAGCAGCAGCAGGAGGATTTGGCTCGTAATCTGGGCAAGGGCAAACGAATCCGCAAACAGGTCAACTACAACGACGGCTCTCAGGAGGATCGAGGTAAGCGAC ACTGGCAGGATGATCAATCCGATGGCCAATCAGATTATTCCGTTGCTTCAGAGGAAGGAGACGAGGACTTTGACGAACGAACAGAAG CCAATTCACGGCGACCCAACAGGAAAGGCCTCAGAAACGACAAAGACAAACCCCTGCCCCCCCTGCTGGCCAGAGTGAGCGGCAACATTGAG GTGTTGGGTTTCAATGCTCGTCAGAGGAAGGCCTTCCTGAATGCAGTGATGCGTTATGGGATGCCGCCTCAGGACGCCTTCACAACCCAGTGGCTGGTCAGAGACTTGCGAGGCAAATCAGAGAAGGAGTTCAA GGCTTACGTCTCACTCTTTATGCGGCACTTGTGTGAGCCTGGTGCTGATGGTGCTGAAAGCTTTGCTGATGGCGTTCCTCGGGAGGGACTATCACGGCAACATGTCCTTACTCGTATTGGTGTGATGTCGTTAATCCGAAAGAAG GTGCAAGAGTTCGAGCATGTAAACGGACAGTGGTCCATGCCCTGGATGATGGAGTTGAATGAGAATAAATCCGCGTCCACCGCTGGCAGCCAGCCCGACTCCCCCAGCAAAACGCCCTCTACTGGCACTCCAGCAGACACTCAGCCGAACACTCCTGCTCCAG ATGGTGTTTCCAAAGCAGAAGATTGTGGAAAAGACGCTGATAAAGAAAAGGTGAAAAAtggagagggagagaaagaggcCAGTGAAAAAGACAATGAA GTCATTGCTATTCcggatgaagatgatgaagCTTCCTCTGCTTCTGAAGAGAAAGGAAAAGACAAAGAGGACAAGGAGAAGGACAAGACGTCTGAATCCTCTTCAGAGGCAGATAAGACTGATGGGAATCAAGTTGAGAAAGAAGAGGAGAAAGTGAAGTCTGGAGATGCTGATGAGAAGACCGAAGACACCAAGCCCAAAGGATCTGAGGCTGAGAAGGAAACTTCAGACAACAAAG GAGAAAAGAAGGATGATGAACCTGAGAAGATGGACACTACCCCTGTTACAGATGAGAAGAAAG GTCAGAAGGATGAGAAGGAATCTGGTAAGACGGAGGAAGCAGGGAAACTGCCGAATGGAGAAAGTGCCAAAGACAGCGCAGCGGCAGCACTAGCTGAAGAGAGGAAGAAAACCAAAACACGGTTCATGTTCAACATTGCAGATGGAGGGTTTACCG aattacaCTCCCTATGGCAGAATGAAGAGCGAGCCGCTACTGTCACCAAGAAGACCAATGAGATCTGGCATCGTCGCCATGACTACTGGCTACTCGCTGGCATAATACA ACATGGATACGCTCGTTGGCAAGATATTCAGAATGACGTCAGATTTGCCATTCTTAACGAACCCTTCAAGGGAGAGATCAACAGAGGGAACTTTCTGGAGATCAAGAACAAGTTCTTGGCCAGGAGATTCAAG TTGCTTGAGCAGGCTCTGGTGATTGAAGAGCAGCTGCGCAGAGCTGCGTATCTGAACATGACCGAAGACCCCTCTCACCCCTCCATGGCTCTCAACACACGCTTCAGTGAAGTGGAGTGTCTGGCCGAGTCCCACCAGCACCTGAGCAAGGAATCCATGTCCGGAAACAAACCTGCCAATGCCGTCCTACATAAAG TACTGAAACAGCTAGAGGAGTTGCTAAGTGACATGAAAGCAGATGTCACCCGTCTCCCGGCGACCATCGCAAGGATACCACCTGTCGCCGTGAGGCTGCAAATGTCTGAAAGAAACATTCTCAGCCGTTTGGCCAGCAGAGGACCAGACACACAGTCTCAGCAG GTCCAGCAGTAG